The Catenuloplanes niger genome includes a window with the following:
- a CDS encoding sulfatase family protein: protein MRSVLRGAGAALMTLCLAVTCGPGARVEPVAPGAAVGRPNIVFVLTDDLTVDLLRFMPQVRKLAAEGVSFTDYVVTDSLCCPSRASILTGKFPHNTGVFTNAGPDGGFAVFRRRGNEENTFATGLRAAGYRTAMFGKYLNGYDPASGHVPPGWDEWAVAGNAYAQVGYTLNENGRIRGYGGQYLTAVLGAKAEAFVRTSAQRKQPFLVEISTFSPHAPFTPAPQDAHAFPGLTAPRGPAFDRLPANPPPWLAARPPLTPAQIARIDDAYRKRAQSVLSIDRMIGGLRAALVETGVADDTVLVFSSDNGFHLGQYRLTVGKQTAFETDVRVPLIMSGPGLRRGATVAETAANIDLRPTFDALGGAVTPPDVDGRSLLPLITAGDAGREPSPPAPPGAVGGRGPLLLTPSGIPVYSGMPRDSGIPENSGIVSSGWRTAALVEHRRPESRPDDPDRQKVIPESYVALRTPEWTFVRYANGAREFYDRRTDPHQLRNTAAALSPARRAAMDAALTALVACRGRVACDKAAMVRA, encoded by the coding sequence GTGAGGTCTGTGCTGCGGGGCGCCGGGGCGGCGTTGATGACGTTGTGCCTGGCGGTGACGTGTGGGCCCGGGGCCCGGGTGGAGCCGGTGGCGCCGGGGGCGGCCGTGGGGCGGCCGAACATCGTGTTCGTGCTGACCGACGACCTGACCGTGGATCTGCTGCGGTTCATGCCGCAGGTGCGGAAGCTGGCGGCCGAGGGGGTGTCGTTCACCGACTACGTGGTCACCGACTCGCTCTGCTGCCCGTCCCGCGCGTCGATCCTGACCGGCAAGTTCCCGCACAACACCGGGGTGTTCACGAACGCGGGGCCGGACGGCGGGTTCGCGGTGTTCCGGCGGCGCGGCAACGAGGAGAACACGTTCGCGACCGGACTGCGCGCGGCCGGCTACCGCACCGCGATGTTCGGCAAGTACCTCAACGGGTACGACCCGGCGTCCGGGCACGTGCCGCCGGGGTGGGACGAGTGGGCGGTCGCGGGCAACGCGTACGCGCAGGTCGGGTACACGCTCAACGAGAACGGGCGGATCCGCGGGTACGGCGGGCAGTACCTCACCGCGGTGCTCGGCGCGAAGGCGGAGGCGTTCGTGCGCACGTCCGCGCAGCGCAAGCAGCCGTTCCTGGTGGAGATCTCCACGTTCTCGCCGCACGCGCCGTTCACGCCGGCGCCGCAGGACGCGCACGCGTTCCCCGGGCTGACCGCGCCGCGCGGGCCGGCGTTCGACCGGCTGCCGGCGAACCCACCGCCGTGGCTGGCCGCGCGGCCGCCGCTCACGCCGGCCCAGATCGCCCGGATCGACGACGCCTACCGCAAGCGGGCGCAGTCGGTGCTGTCGATCGACCGGATGATCGGCGGACTGCGGGCCGCGCTGGTGGAGACCGGCGTCGCGGACGACACCGTGCTCGTGTTCAGCTCCGACAACGGGTTCCACCTCGGGCAGTACCGGCTCACCGTGGGCAAGCAGACCGCGTTCGAGACGGACGTCCGGGTGCCGCTGATCATGTCCGGTCCCGGTCTGCGGCGGGGCGCGACCGTCGCGGAGACGGCGGCGAACATCGATCTGCGGCCCACGTTCGACGCGCTGGGCGGCGCGGTCACGCCGCCGGACGTGGACGGCCGCAGCCTGCTGCCGCTGATCACCGCGGGCGACGCCGGACGCGAGCCCTCACCACCGGCCCCGCCGGGCGCGGTCGGCGGCCGTGGTCCGCTCCTACTGACCCCCTCCGGAATTCCGGTGTATTCCGGGATGCCGCGGGACTCCGGAATTCCGGAGAACTCCGGTATCGTGAGCTCCGGTTGGCGAACCGCCGCGTTGGTCGAGCACCGCCGTCCGGAGTCACGTCCGGACGATCCGGACCGGCAGAAGGTGATTCCGGAGTCCTATGTGGCACTCCGGACTCCGGAGTGGACGTTCGTGAGATATGCGAACGGCGCACGCGAGTTCTACGACCGCCGCACCGACCCGCACCAGTTGCGCAACACCGCGGCGGCGCTCAGCCCGGCCCGCCGGGCCGCGATGGACGCGGCGCTGACCGCGCTGGTGGCCTGCCGGGGCCGCGTGGCCTGCGACAAGGCCGCGATGGTGCGTGCCTGA